The sequence below is a genomic window from Corythoichthys intestinalis isolate RoL2023-P3 chromosome 4, ASM3026506v1, whole genome shotgun sequence.
GAGATTTGGGAAGTATATTTTAGACATGTATGTGCACCAATCCTTGGAGccaattttttaatcaatttttgtatCATGCCTCATTGTCATTGACAGCTAGCttcgcccttcccagtcaaaatggattggacgtctaatgccgtcaatggcagccaatgagttaatagtgGATTCGTTGTCGgtacatcacttcctgtttactgGTGCCTCACCGGCATCAACAGGAAACATGACTGATTTATAGTCAGATGACTTTTATTTTGTCAAGCAGCAACATAAAAAGTGACGGAACAGTCAATGACCTCACTTCCTGCAAATGTGAATCACTCTCGccatcttgatttttttttctccgttagtttttttcctacaaaaaaaagtatttcaaaTGTGATCTTCCCTTCATTGGTCACATGACCTCCTGCTAAGGCGTGGTTGGAAATGGGCGTGGCCTCTTGCAAACAGCCAATGAGCAGCGGGTGTCTTGGCAAGAAGGCACTGCAGCACCGGCGGAGGGGGCGGGGCTTTGTCACCGCTGCTCCGGTCTGGGCGGGATTCTGGGACGCGACGGAGGAGGACGACCAACTCGACTGGCGAGAGAAATCAAAATCACGATGACTACTTCCTGTACGCGTACAGGCTAATAAGCTTCAGATTGGTCAACAGATTACGGCGCTTCCCACCTGTGCGCAGATACCGAAGACGCGGCGGTCAAATGAGGGCGTGGCTTTTTGGGCACTGCCGGTTTGACCGTCGGAGCGTCCGAAGCCTGATAAGAGAATTGTTAGTAATTTCGCGCACGGCTGCGTGAAATGCTGGCCAAATGCTAAGAGGTGAGTACCTGACCAGGTGAGAAGGGGTCAGGGGGGAGGGGCTTAGTGGGCGGGGCCGGTCGGCTCGCTAGCAGCTTGAACGTTAGCGAGGGCGACAACGAGAAGAAAGTCAGGACGTGCGGGTGAAAAAATGGGTCGTTTTCATGTGATGCTAATAATTAGTGTCGCACCGATATGGCACTAACATGACATCGAGGAGTACTAAAAAATAACGTGCCAATGCTGCGGCTAATATGAACTAACTAACTAATACGAAAACGACCCATATGAACATGCTAGCATAGGTGTGATGGCCATGTTGTGTAGCAAAATGTTAGCATGTCAAACATGAAGTAAAAGGCAGGCAATGTTAAGAAACATTGATTATAGATCGAAGATGTCACTGAGCTTTCATTTCCTAATCAAATGAATGATTGCTCGCTTGACCAATCAGAGCGCCTCTTCGAGAATCACTTCATTTTACTGGAGTTGCGCACTTTTTGACCAGCAGACGGCGACGTATATTCAAACAATTACAGTCACTGATTCTCTCAACCTGACCAATCAGTGGTCATCATTCTCTCAATCCAACCAATCGTCGGTTCATTTGCTTCCTTTCCAACCAACGATGCGTACCTGAACGCCTCTGGTGGGAGGAGCCGGAGGAAGCGGCTTGGTGGGCGGTGCCGGACGCCTTTCGGATGGCTGAAGTCACAACAAGAAATTAGCCGAAATTTTGAGAAGTGTCTGTCGACGACTTCTACAAAATGGGGGCGTGTCCAAAAACGGGGGCGTAACTTCTTTACTGTGATTCACTTAGGCACTATGTTGTGACGTATGGAAAGACACGCCTCCATTTTACAGATTCTTGCAAGCGGCAAACAGATGCAATTTTAATACCGCTAACTCTACAACACGCTACAAACTCTACTACAACATTCCAGAACACAGCACAGACACGACATCCAGGAATATTGGACTCAATATTCTTACGATGACAGCAAACAGCACTACAttccacaaaacaaaaacaaaacacaaagctCAACAACAACATTATGTCTCTTAGAACCATCTAGGACGCTACACAACATTCTACATAATATTTGAGCAGGTGACTACATTCTAGTACAATTTGACCACTAGAACTTTCTGAAATGCTACATTAAACTACACaatatttcaaaacaaacaaactacaaTCTACACCATATCCGAGAAAAAACTTGATCAAACACGAACACACTAGCATGCTACACAGCTCCCTTTCAGTCAGTTgtatttaactctttcagtgccaatggcgatgatagacgtccaatcatttggctcttaaaaacaaaataaaaactatttAAATGAGGTCGGAATTAGTATTAGTTTTCCAATCCAACTGAATCGCAATTTTTTATTCGCCAATTAAAAATAGTaaagaaatattgaaaaaaatacaaatttacaTGAAGAATAAGAATCAAATATACATGCTAATTATGTATAATTAATAAACTGACtattcaatgttttttgtttatgaAAAAAGGAAATAGAAACATGAAAAGAAACTAATGAAAAATATAGTATATCGACTATATAATATAAAGTCAAATGTATGATTATATTATACATAATATTTAGTCTTGTTTGTAACATAAAAtacatgcatttaaaaaattaaacatttttttcccttttgttttatgataaaaaaaaatattttaaaaagtgaatatttaccatttcccagttttaaattaaaatgtcaattaaaaaaattaaatgaagagTGAAGACATTTATAATtgtgttttccttttttaatcAAAGACAAAATATAAACGTGAATATTGattttctaaattaaaaaaaaaacattttaaaaatataaatgttagaaTATTTACTATTGACTCTTAAACTGAATATTTACAATTTCtcatttaattaaaatgtaaataaagttaaaaaaaaaaacaacaacaactattgaccgttattatttttaattaaacaaaaataaattaaaaagggattctttcatttaaagaaatataaaacaaaatattatagACTATTCACTCATAACTGAATATTTACCATTTCCCACTTTTAtgattaaaatgtaaataaaaattaatgctCACTATAACAGTTATAAAAATAAACGTGAATATTGattttctaaattaaaaaaaaaaagattttttttaattatacatgTTAGAATATTTTCTATTGACTCAAACTGAATATTTACAATTTCTCCTTTAATTAAAACGTAAATAaagttttcaattaaaaaaaaaaacaattgaccgTTATTATttctaattaaacaaaaataaattaaaaagggattcttttatttaaagaaatataCATTATAGATTATTCACTCATAACTGAATATTTACCATTTCCCACTTTTataattaaaatgtaaataaaaatgaatgaaaatacaaatgaattttttttttttttttttttttttttagacaatacttttagaaaatactttttaaacagatttttaaaaatcaattcaaaAAGGGATTATTTCATCTTTATTTCCGTGCCATTAGCACTGAGaaatgtccaatcatgtggcatcTGATCACCTAACTGctatgaatttaaatgagtttatccctagcagacgtccaatacatttgaactgggagggttggcagcgattgaACGAACATTCATactatcgtcgtcaatggcagccaatgacttaagtGCAATCCGACGTTCGGGAGTTATTTAATGACGAAATCTTTCTAAACTAATCAGACAGGAAGTACTCATTTCAGGTGTTTTACCTGTGGCGAGGGGTTTAGAGGGGGGACAGGGGGAAGTGGCTTAGTGGGAGGAGCAGGTCTGTCAAGAAGCTGATAGGAGAAAAAACAGGAAGTAGCAGAGTGATAGCCCGCGCATGCGCCGGCCGCACGGCGAAGCTCGAAAAGCTTCCTTGTTTTTCTGCGGTACCTCCTTGAGGGGCGGAGTCTCACGTACGTCCGTCAACGCGGTGTTGTCAAACCTCAACGGACGAATTTGATCCACGTTGCGGTCCGAACTTCGCTCTGTTGCCGGAGTCCTGGGCGGCGACAAAAGAATACTTGTAAGAAAAATTGCCATGAGcagccatttttttaaatgctgggaatattttagccaatcaaatgcgagtatgtcacagtcgtttGTGATGTCAGAGACACCTAGAATTTCTTAGGCTGTTTCGATGGCGATGTTTTTACCATGCAAATCGTCACTTCTACAGTCTCATATACACCGATTTTGCTCGAACAAAAACGATATTTGAAAAGGagaatagggctgcagcaatcgaatattttagtagtcgattaatcgatggactagttagttcgaataatcgagtaattggataaggaacatgaaaaattacaataccagagctgagcctcaaacgggataatttttttttttttaaatgaggatccatgtccaacaaaagaacaattggctaaattacatagaaaaagtccgctagcttaaatgctacaaaagctagttttttttaacaatgctcttaacaaatgatttcagacacatattcacacaaaaacggctaaatatacctataaactaaattatgaatgcattaaaaacaatctcaatctcaaacaaaaacttcgcttacgttggtcttatcagggagcagatggattcagccatgtgaaaagaggcagaccagagggcagtgtatctacgccactttaatcaaacgaatactcgaagcaacacaatttaattcgaatatttttttctaatcgaatactcgagttaatcgattaatcgttgcagcactaaaggaGAATGTTATTTGTTTTGTCCTACTCATGTTACTGTAACTTAGTCAAGCCATGACATTCAACCAAAGACTCCGTCTGCgtccaaaatgaaaaaaagagaaagaaccTGACGCCAGAAGATCTATGGTAACTAAATATTGACCAATATTTGGACAAAAGTTTGTCATCTATACAGTATGTGAGCTAATGTAATTGGTGTTAACTGCctagaaaatgactgataatacTTAACGGCTAGCGCTATGTTAACCTGGGCGCTATTTGTCATTGCGGTTCGCTAACATCGACTGCATTGGTAATCGCTACTCATCCTGTACAACACAGCATGGCTAGCATTAGTTACTCATTTAGTTGGTATGTTGAGTGTGTTACTGTTTTGTAACAGTGTGTAgtaaaagtacagtggtacctcgagataTGAAAGCTTAGGTACATGAAAAATTCATTTTACGAAAcgttttttgaagctttttttgcttcatatgacaaaaaattattCGTCATACGACAGATAATACGCCTTGTAATAGATAATTCCCACCCGCAGCAATGCAATAAGGATGTAATTAATGTGTTGCCTATCTTATTATTCTAACAAGCAGACAAGGGGTGAAAATCATGTTCAAACATTTAATAAATCGTATAATTTTCACGCTACCAGTCACGCAGTACAGAGTAAACTTCTTTTCTTAAAGTCTACCTAACTCCTTACACCACAAGTACATTTGACTATAAATGTAGGGCAGCAGCTATCGgtaattttagtagtcgattaatcgatgaactagccgattcaaataatcaggtaatcggataaggaacataaaaaattaaaatacctgagatgAGCCTCAAatagtataaaaaataaataaatgatgatctaagtacaacaaaagaacaattggctaacttacatagcaaaaatctgctaactttttttatacaatggttttaacaaatagttcaaacacatattccccacaaaaaacagctaaacatACCAATGAtccaaattacgaatgcattaaaaaacttggcgtatgttggtcttaacagggggcagctggattcagccatgtgaaatgagttatattcactgttgccacacgggggcagtgtatccacccaaatcaataaaactaaatgcaaacattttcaaaacaaaccattgcaacgcaaacaaatactcgaagcctcaaaatgttattcaaatcttttttctaatcgaaatactcgagttaatcgattaatcggtgcAGCACTatataaatgtaaacaaacgaaatataCACACCACATTTtgctacacaatgctcaagtaTGTGAAACAAAAGAATATAATTTACAAGGCACAAACAGCATGATGAAATAGCAAGCAGTGGCTGCCAAAAGTTACCTCAAATAGTCATGTGATAACATCTGCAGAATGAGCTTGAACCTAACCAACTAATTACACTTAAGCACCACTAGGGGGTGCCGAAGCATTACAACTAAAGACAGGCAATCAGAAGACATAACAGcaaatttgagaaaattgagacttgtgtaattactgacatcaagaatggcaagctactagtttattttttgattgaaaattatacaaactttattaaaatgaaaacattaagaggggttttaaataaaatttctataacttgtactaacatttatcttttaagaactacaagtctttctatccatggatcgctttaacagaatgttaataatgttaatgctatcttgttgatttattgttatgataaacaaatacagtacttatgtacagtatggtgaatgtatatatccgtcatgtgtcttatctttccattccaacaatgatttacagagaaatatggcatattttatagatggtttgaattgagttaatcacagcttaaaaattaattaatcgtaattacgattaattaatttttaagctgtgatcaactcgattaaaaaatttaatcgtttgacagccctagtttttagtagagcttggaacgaattaatcgatttacatgtaaaatgcGATTCATtatatgacccccccccccaaaaaaaaatcataatatgAAAGCCACTCCAGAACTAAATAATTACGTATtttgaagtaccactgtataagtagGAAAAACAATTCGTCCTTATCTTGAATTCTcatatttcaacaaattcctgtTGAGCATATTTCACTCTTTGAGCAACCATCTTTGACATGAAGTTCTTTTATACTAAAAGATAACTAATGCGTGTGAGCACAGTCGGTTTACCGGTTGTGAGATGATTTGGGAAAGAATTTGCTGCCTCCCAAAGCCAAACAAACACGACGGACGCGAGGGAAGCGAAGCGCCAGGAAGAGGAGCAGCGCCGGAAGGATGATGAGGAAGAGCACCAGCAGGGCCACCAGGACTGGATCAGACTCTACGCAagcacacacacagaaaacacacTTTGGCAGCCATGTATCGTGGGTATTGTGTAGGTATATTCTTCCTCTTCTACTCTATGTGACTGTCAGCGCTTCGTACCTGCGGCAATATGCGCGGGTCCGCTGTCCACGCTGCCACCATGTCCGGCATACGCGCAGTCGGGTGGCGCCCATCCAGGCTGGCAGTGACAGTTGTTCATGCTGTTGCAGACCTGAAAATCAGGAAGGGCTGAGCGGTCGCCACGACGACAAACGGAGGCCAAGCAAGCGGCAGTGGCGTTGACTCACGCCGTGACCGTTGCACTTCTTGCGGCAATCGTCCACACCGAAAACGGACACGTCCTGGCACTTGTGGTCCAAGCAAGCCTGGAAACATATTCACTTCTTTGTTAAATTATTGACTgctattgacagtgctagatgtccaatctatttagactgtgaggggcgaatgaacaaagtcaaaatggattgaagtcCTCCCAGTGtaattgaattggatgtctattattGTCAACGGAAGGCAATTGTGGgtaagttcctgttgattttagggcatttctgggtcacttcctgtttactgTTCACTTCTCatggtttgggggcatttatgagtcacttcttattaattttggtgcatttcttggtcactttctgttgatttttggtgcaGTTTCTAATGGTTTGTTCCTATTAATTTGGGGGTAATTccagaaagttttttttgtcaaaaatctcTACCaatatttgagtttttttttttgcaggtctgAGTTGAAAATCAATAGCAGTGAACGGGAACGTTTTTGGGGGTGTTCAatgtgccattggaaatgtatgTGGAggcttaggcctgtcgcgataacaaattttaatagGCAATACATTGTCTGATAAATTATTGCCAATATGAGATAttattgtcacttttttttaacctattcaaccactaatgtagtgacaatacatcttaataaatcacccattcaaatgcaataatttTTATTCTTAAACATAaagtatattaaaaataataaatattaaaacacacacacatttaataacgagtcatttgaaagctatctcagtgcagaatatgaaatagatGAGAAACCCATTGCCATTTTTGTTCAATACCAATTAGTCCATCAAAAGACTTTACACaggatttgatccaaaatgactgcaaatttgaagccaaattattcattgccaatcattttttcataaaggttgtcattttaaagctattcttagtgtcgaATCTAAAGTATgtgaactccagaaatcgttatttacatGCTGAACATGTCGTGcgcttattttgaaatgttcaccggaagtacgttcgctacgaCGCTAACAGTAAGCTTGACACTACGTAATCACAAAAGTGCACATCTTTTTTCgtcatgcatgtggtgtcagtaatagatttttccccccatttttttcatctgcaaatgctgttaaccagcaatttttcatgtttgaattgtcaccttttaaccacaagtttgcgttttggagaagaccaatgttttatagcaggctaaagtggttagtacgttgtcttttttccccattagcctcaatgtagcaaagcTAATGTTTTACAGCGTTTAATATAGGTGTGTttacttattttgtatgtctgaactttaattctacagcgtgttgatgaccaattaaCATCcgtgaaaagaactggagtctcatatgccattaaCACGCACGTGTAGCcgtacgcacaaatgtatgtacgcacgcacgcggtgataaaacgcagccgtgaaaattactgccctcatttttattcaccgtgcgataaatggatgtATTGCATATCATGACAGGCTTAGGGaggcttttgccaatttttgactgaaatgtacatttttgccaaaatctGGTTGATATTTCTTGTGTCTGGCTTGTTAAAAGTCAGCAGTGTTGCTTGTTACAATTTTGCGACTTTGGCGCCTAAAGACTTAAGTCACACTGGAATATAAGCTGCATTTGGGGGTAGGGGGTTGATTGAGTGATCAGAAACcaagaaaaaacattaagaTAATGGTAAAATGGAGAACAGCAGGCTAAATAAGCATCTGTTAACTCATATCAACTGTTTTTCAACtacatataatctacacaaaaaaaagtgcgacttatagtccagaaaatacattataaagttAAATCTCCGTTTTGAACTGGTCCCACCTTTCCTGGCCCGCAGGCGGTGCCTTGTGCCACAGATGCGGGGTCAGACACATCATCGCCCAGGTGGAAGAAGGTTCCGCGGCACACCAGGTCGCGGAGATTGAAGCGCACAGTGGTGGTCAGAATCTCGGCGTTGGTGCCCAGCAGGGGGCGATCCGTGCCGTCCTGACACTGGATCCTGCCGCACTGCACGTCACTGCAACGCAGTACACGGGAAGTGAGGGACAGCAGGGACGAGACGACACACAATCCGTCTAACTCACTTTGGTGCACAGGGAGCGTAAGATCCATTACTCAGCTGACCGCAGTTTCCGTATTTGTTTCCTTGTTTGTTGACAGATGAGAAGCAAACGGCCGGTGCGCTGGTGGCGTCTAACCAGGCGAAAGCGGTGTTAAAACGCttaagtcacaaaaaaaaaaaaaaaaaaaaaaaaaaaaaaacgcttagcTAAACTTACTGGGTCCCCAAAGCATCTGACACTGCGCGCGCATGCTAGCGCAGGCACCGCCGTAGCAGTAGGTGGCGCCGTCCTCGCAAGGCTCGCCGTTTTGAATGTAGACATTAGGAGGACAAAAGGGGGAGGAACCCGTGCAGTACTCCGGTAGGTCGCACTCTCCGATTGGCTCTCGGCATACGGAACCTGCCGCTCGCAGCTGAGGAGATGAATCTGGATTTTAAGGATCTCAAAAGGAAATGTTACAAGTGGTGGTGTTCCCACCTTGCAGTCCTGGCAGCAGACGCCATCGGCTGAGCACTGGGCGCCGGGGTGCAGCCGACATGTGGATGCGTTACAGCAGGGGTCCTggcactcctgaccaatcataGTACAGCAGGTTAGCATCTGCTAGCaggtatactgtatatcactATGTATCATATATTCCAATAGGTTTTCAATACACTCCTTCCAAGAGTAATTTTTAGAAGATCTCACTGTTTAGCTAGAATATGCAATTTGGTAATTCATTGGCCGccgttgacagtgctagacgtttaatccatttcgactgggaggggcgaatgaacgaacatttgactgagaggggcgaatgaacgttcgttcacatTTTTGCGATTTTGTAATTTTGGGGTGATTTTGGTGGGTTTGGGTAAttgggggggattttttttgccgtttttttttctgactgcAGTTTTGCAACCTATTTGTGGTTTTGAGGGGGGTCAtatttgttttcaattttttttctgcagTTTTTTGACCTTTTATTGCGTTTTCTCACGTTCGCTACGCTTttagttttttctttgttattttgcattgatttcaAGGCATTTCCGGGTGACTTCCTGTACATTCCTGTAGCTTTTGGTGCATTTTCTGGTTAACTACCTTGTTGAATGAAAGATTGGCAGTAACGAATCAACAAacaatcaaaatgaattggatgtctagcactggcaatgacataaaatgagTGCCCACTAAAGATTTAATAATAAAGCCCacgttttttccattttttgtgaTTTTGGCATGTTTTTTAGTTTGTTTGCAGTTTGTCTTCTTGCAGTTTTTTGCAGTCTTCCAATTTCTTTTCACTGGTTTTTCTTCTATtttttgcaggtttttttttttttttaattaccttttATCACATTTTATCACTTTGTCCATGGTTGGAgctattggaaataaatgggcattttttttcaaatttttgaaaAACTACGTTTTGACAAAaactatataccgtaattttcgctacttttttcccgtccctttgaatcctgcggcttatagtccaatgcggcttatttgttgatttatttgggttaataggaaacattttatttgacagtgtcgtcataagactgtcaaaagaccgtcataattatgacatgacactatcatgggcattaatgaatgcttatgacagatgtcattaagtgtcatccgacaaattatgtcacaaactccattaatgtccagctcggatcttttatatccattcaaaagtgagatgatttgccggatgacagaaaatgacatttgtcataagctttcattaatgctcatggcagtgtcatgtcattattatgatggtcttaggacagtcttatggcaccactgtcaaatgtgttactaaaataccatacctagcaattaatgaaacaactggaacagtaactgaagaaataattagcacagaacatgaattttgattgtaatttacatttatagcgctgcaatgcatgcttggaggcatgttgaatgacaagtgctgacagcaggtggacgcagaggttgaccgtgacccccaagggagcagtgatggccaaatgaagttacttgaagcaatgaagctttgcagccaattggttcaaagcttcatgacagttttatgatgccactgtcaaatgaagtgttaccagttaataccatttggtgtaaatatcccataatacagtgaggacatctgctccttatagtccagtgctgcttatctatgaacaaatgccgttttcgtgtcaaatttggtgggtggcggcttatagtcaggtgcgccttacagtcCCAAAATTATGGTACCACTTATTTGGCACCTAGAGTTCCTGAATTTTTCATGTGCAatctgagataatcgttatcatgagccttgTCTCATAAGTCATATttggaggtacccagaggttcccacccctaagcTCCACCAACAGATGCGTACCTCAAGCAGGCCACAGTCGCACTCCTCGCCAGGCTCTACATACAAATTGCCGCAACGGGGCCCACCCAGGAGGCGTTCTGGTGGCGGTACGTTGAACAAACACATGCCGCCCCCTCGAAGTAGACTAACGGACAAGTCAGACACGCTGCAGCTGCTAAACTGCTGGCCGGGCAGGAACCTGTGGTGAATAAGTTGCTTTCTAGCAAGTGCTAAAGCCACATGATTTGACATTTGTAGTTGCTGACCCAGTGGAGGGTTCCATAATGCATCCACCCATGCGAGGCTGGTTGGTGCAGTGGCAGTGTCGTTCCTGCGTGTCGTGGCTCATCCCTAAATTGTGTCCAAGCTCGTGAGCCACCGTGGATGCCACACCCAGAATGCTCACCAGGTGGTCCTAGTCACAATGCCAGATTATCACGACAGATAGATTGACAAAAGACAATAATTCCGTCGAATTACTAACCACGTTGACACCTCCGGAACGGTCTCTGGAACACATGGACGCCTGCGCCGCCATGCCCACCGTGGTGCCGTCCAAGGCGCTACCCCTACAGAACAAGAGTAAGAAATTAGCGGTAAGTCTGCAGGAAGTATGTCTATCTGGAACATATGCATACATGATTAGCTGTGCGTTGTCATGGCGAAGGCGTGGCAAAAGCTCCCTGGTCCGCCAGAGCAGGAAATTGTTAAGCGTCGCGCTGGGGTTCTTCTCCACACGGATCTTGTCTCGGTCACTCCACACCTCTAAACCTGTCAGCGCCACTCGAACCTTTAGAGGACGGTAAAACTGATAGCGAGACAGACAGAGAGGGGGTTGGTTCTGAGATGTTGAAGTTGTAGTTACGGTAATTAAGTGGTCTTACCCAGTCCACCTGATTGGCCACATCCAGCATGCGGTAGATAATAGTTTTGTTGTTCTTCTGGTAGTTCAAAAACTGCAAACAGCACAGAAACTGGTCACCACGATAAGCCTGGTATGGTTGTAAGCCACACATCCACTCACCTCCTGGTGGTCGGCCACCAACACTAGTTCGATGTATTTGGTCTCAGATAGGATGTTCCTTTTGctctgcataaacaaacatcacaatttGGGGTTATGGTGGTCCAACACGATTACAGACTTTGTGTTGTCGTGTTACTCACTCTGTGAAGTACATGAGTGGCACTGTGGTCATTTGTGTGCCCGAC
It includes:
- the adam15 gene encoding disintegrin and metalloproteinase domain-containing protein 15 isoform X3, whose protein sequence is MKQLLAPRLLVLISAGVALTDAGPLNATPQDGVEWRRPLLERTQPFVLVGGRKRSLKEALQGGHPEHLQCGLEVRGEVLVLDLQKNHDLLPKSPNVFFYLPNGTGVSLNDDPVTHCYYHGNVRGFPSSRVAISTCSGLRGVIAVNASLSFEVQPHEIHHDGVGSGEGGTASGLGGEEEDSRENGDHLIFSSSHVAEESVKGCGVSHGHVDSHVGHTNDHSATHVLHRSKRNILSETKYIELVLVADHQEFLNYQKNNKTIIYRMLDVANQVDWFYRPLKVRVALTGLEVWSDRDKIRVEKNPSATLNNFLLWRTRELLPRLRHDNAQLIMGSALDGTTVGMAAQASMCSRDRSGGVNVDHLVSILGVASTVAHELGHNLGMSHDTQERHCHCTNQPRMGGCIMEPSTGFLPGQQFSSCSVSDLSVSLLRGGGMCLFNVPPPERLLGGPRCGNLYVEPGEECDCGLLEECQDPCCNASTCRLHPGAQCSADGVCCQDCKLRAAGSVCREPIGECDLPEYCTGSSPFCPPNVYIQNGEPCEDGATYCYGGACASMRAQCQMLWGPNATSAPAVCFSSVNKQGNKYGNCGQLSNGSYAPCAPNDVQCGRIQCQDGTDRPLLGTNAEILTTTVRFNLRDLVCRGTFFHLGDDVSDPASVAQGTACGPGKACLDHKCQDVSVFGVDDCRKKCNGHGVCNSMNNCHCQPGWAPPDCAYAGHGGSVDSGPAHIAAESDPVLVALLVLFLIILPALLLFLALRFPRVRRVCLALGGSKFFPKSSHNRTPATERSSDRNVDQIRPLRFDNTALTDVRETPPLKELLASRPAPPTKPLPPDPFSPGQASDAPTVKPAVPKKPRPHLTAASSVSAHSRVGRPPPSRPRIPPRPEQR
- the adam15 gene encoding disintegrin and metalloproteinase domain-containing protein 15 isoform X1, encoding MKQLLAPRLLVLISAGVALTDAGPLNATPQDGVEWRRPLLERTQPFVLVGGRKRSLKEALQGGHPEHLQCGLEVRGEVLVLDLQKNHDLLPKSPNVFFYLPNGTGVSLNDDPVTHCYYHGNVRGFPSSRVAISTCSGLRGVIAVNASLSFEVQPHEIHHDGVGSGEGGTASGLGGEEEDSRENGDHLIFSSSHVAEESVKGCGVSHGHVDSHVGHTNDHSATHVLHRSKRNILSETKYIELVLVADHQEFLNYQKNNKTIIYRMLDVANQVDWFYRPLKVRVALTGLEVWSDRDKIRVEKNPSATLNNFLLWRTRELLPRLRHDNAQLIMGSALDGTTVGMAAQASMCSRDRSGGVNVDHLVSILGVASTVAHELGHNLGMSHDTQERHCHCTNQPRMGGCIMEPSTGFLPGQQFSSCSVSDLSVSLLRGGGMCLFNVPPPERLLGGPRCGNLYVEPGEECDCGLLEECQDPCCNASTCRLHPGAQCSADGVCCQDCKLRAAGSVCREPIGECDLPEYCTGSSPFCPPNVYIQNGEPCEDGATYCYGGACASMRAQCQMLWGPNATSAPAVCFSSVNKQGNKYGNCGQLSNGSYAPCAPNDVQCGRIQCQDGTDRPLLGTNAEILTTTVRFNLRDLVCRGTFFHLGDDVSDPASVAQGTACGPGKACLDHKCQDVSVFGVDDCRKKCNGHGVCNSMNNCHCQPGWAPPDCAYAGHGGSVDSGPAHIAAESDPVLVALLVLFLIILPALLLFLALRFPRVRRVCLALGGSKFFPKSSHNRTPATERSSDRNVDQIRPLRFDNTALTDVRETPPLKELLDRPAPPTKPLPPVPPLNPSPQPSERRPAPPTKPLPPAPPTRGVQLLASRPAPPTKPLPPDPFSPGQASDAPTVKPAVPKKPRPHLTAASSVSAHSRVGRPPPSRPRIPPRPEQR